The genomic interval GTAACACGGAGATCTTCCATGAGCGTTCTGGACGGGGTGTCCCTGCTGCTGGCGGCAGGGCTGTTCATTTATCTGTTGGTTGCGCTGTTGCGCGCGGACCGGAACTAGGAGCGGCTATGCACAGTTATGACTATTGGCTGATCCTCGCGTTTTTCGCGGTGGTTCTGCTGCCGGCGCCGTTGCTGGGGCGCTTCTACTACAAAGTGATGGAAGGCCAGCGCACTTGGCTGACGCCGGTGCTCGGCCCGCTGGAACGCGGCTGCTACCGCCTCGCCGGGGTCGATCCGCAGGCCGAGCAGAGCTGGCAGAAGTACACGCTGGCGTTGCTGGCGTTCAACCTCGCCGGGTTCTTGCTGCTGTTCGCTATCCTCCTGTTCCAGGATCACCTGCCGCTCAATCCGCAGAACCTGCCGGGCCAGGAATGGACCCAGGCGTTCAACACCGCGGTCAGTTTCATGACCAACACCAACTGGCAGTCCTACAGCGGTGAGGCGACCTTAAGCTACCTCAGCCAGATGGCCGGCCTCACTGTGCAGAACTTCGTCAGCGCCGCCACCGGCCTGGCCGTGCTGGTTGCGCTGTGCCGCGGCATCGGCCGCAAATCCGCCAAGACCCTGGGCAACTTCTGGGCCGACATGACCCGCGCCACCCTCTACGGCCTGCTGCCGCTGTGCCTGCTGCTGGCGCTGTACCTGGTGTGGCAGGGTGTGCCGCAGACCTTCGCTCAGTACGTGAACGCCGTGACGGTGCAGGGCGTCGATCAGGTGATCCCGCTCGGTCCTGCGGCCAGCCAGATTGCGATCAAGCAATTGGGCACCAACGGCGGCGGCTTCTTCGGCGTCAATTCGGCGCATCCGTTCGAGAACCCGACCGCGTGGAGCAACCTGTTCGAAGTGGCGTCGATCATCCTGATCCCGGTGGCGCTGGTGTTCACCTTCGGCCATTACGTGAAGGACCTGCGTCAAAGCCGCGCGATCATCGGCTGCATGCTGGCGCTGTTCATCATCGGCGGCGCCACGTCGCTGTGGGCCGAGTACCAGCCGAATCCGGCCCTGAACAGCCCGGCCGTCGAACAGACCGCGCCGCTGGAAGGCAAGGAAGCGCGCTTCGGCACCACCGCCACCGTGCTGTGGTCGGTGACCACCACCGCCGCCTCGAACGGTTCGGTCAACGGCATGCACGACAGCCTCAACCCGCTCAGCGGCATGGTGGCGCTGGTCAACATGATGGTCGGCGAGGTGATCTTCGGCGGCGTCGGCGCCGGGCTCTACGGCATGCTGCTGAACGTGTTGATCGCGGTGTTCCTCGCCGGCCTGATGATCGGGCGCACGCCCGAGTACCTGGGCAAGAAGCTGCAGGCGCGGGAAGTCCAGCTGCTGGTGGTAACGCTGCTGGTGATGCCGGTGGGCGTGCTGGTGCTCGGCGCGATCGCCGCGAGCCTGCCGGGCCCTGCCGCGACCATCAGCAACCCCGGCCCCCACGGCTTCAGCCAGTTGCTGTACGCCTACACCTCGGCCAGCGCCAACAACGGCTCGGCGTTCGGCGGCCTGAGCGCCAACACCCCGTTCCACAACCTGATGCTGGGCCTGGGCATGCTGATCGGCCGCTTCGGCTACATCCTCCCGGTCATGGCCCTGGCCGGCAGCCTGGCGATGAAGAAGACCGCGCCGGTGGGCCAGAACAGCTTCCCGACCCATGGCCCGCTGTTCGTGACCCTGTTGACCGTGACCATTTTGCTGGTGGGCGGCCTGACCTTCCTGCCGACCCTGGCGCTGGGCCCTATCGCTGAACACCTGAGCATGGGCTTCTAAGGAATCCATCATGAATATGCCTGCAATCAAACCCGTCGCCGCCAAGGCGCCGGAACATGCGAAAACCGCGATCAGCGCCTTGTGGCGTCCGGCGCTGGTGCAAGCCTTCGTCAAGCTCGACCCGCGCCAGCTGCAACGCTCGCCGGTGATGCTGGTGGTGGAGCTGACCGCCGTCCTGACCACCGTGCTGTGCTTCATCCCGGACAGCGTCGTGCCGACCTTCGTCGCCGCGCAGATCGCCCTGTGGCTGTGGTTCACCGTGCTCTTCGCCAACTTCGCCGAAGCCCTGGCCGAAGGGCGCGGCAAGGCCCGGGCCGACAGCCTCAAGGCCGGCAGCGAAGGCCTGAGCGCCCGGCGCAAGCTGGCCAGCGGCAGCTTCCAGGTGGTGCCGGCCGCCAGCCTGCGCAAAGGTGATGTGGTGCGCGTCGAGGCCGGGGAAATGATCCCCGGCGACGGCGAAGTCATCGAAGGCATCGCGGCGGTCAACGAAGCGGCCATCACCGGTGAGTCCGCGCCGGTGATCCGCGAGTCCGGCGGCGACCGTTCCGCCGTCACCGGCAACACCCGCCTGGTGTCCGACTGGCTGCTGGTGAAGATCACCGCCAACCCTGGCGAGTCGACCCTCGACCGCATGATCGCGCTGGTCGAAGGCGCGAAGCGCCAGAAGACCCCGAACGAAGTGGCGCTGGACATCCTGCTGATCGGCCTGACCCTGATCTTCCTGCTGGTGGTGGTGACCCTGCAGCCGTTCGCCCACTTCGCCAACGGCAGCCTGCCGCTGGTGTTT from Pseudomonas ekonensis carries:
- the kdpF gene encoding K(+)-transporting ATPase subunit F, coding for MSVLDGVSLLLAAGLFIYLLVALLRADRN
- the kdpA gene encoding potassium-transporting ATPase subunit KdpA, translated to MHSYDYWLILAFFAVVLLPAPLLGRFYYKVMEGQRTWLTPVLGPLERGCYRLAGVDPQAEQSWQKYTLALLAFNLAGFLLLFAILLFQDHLPLNPQNLPGQEWTQAFNTAVSFMTNTNWQSYSGEATLSYLSQMAGLTVQNFVSAATGLAVLVALCRGIGRKSAKTLGNFWADMTRATLYGLLPLCLLLALYLVWQGVPQTFAQYVNAVTVQGVDQVIPLGPAASQIAIKQLGTNGGGFFGVNSAHPFENPTAWSNLFEVASIILIPVALVFTFGHYVKDLRQSRAIIGCMLALFIIGGATSLWAEYQPNPALNSPAVEQTAPLEGKEARFGTTATVLWSVTTTAASNGSVNGMHDSLNPLSGMVALVNMMVGEVIFGGVGAGLYGMLLNVLIAVFLAGLMIGRTPEYLGKKLQAREVQLLVVTLLVMPVGVLVLGAIAASLPGPAATISNPGPHGFSQLLYAYTSASANNGSAFGGLSANTPFHNLMLGLGMLIGRFGYILPVMALAGSLAMKKTAPVGQNSFPTHGPLFVTLLTVTILLVGGLTFLPTLALGPIAEHLSMGF